In the Triticum aestivum cultivar Chinese Spring chromosome 2B, IWGSC CS RefSeq v2.1, whole genome shotgun sequence genome, GTCTGCATCCCTTGACAAAGACTCCTCGTCTCCGCCTTTTTCGTTGGAGGTGTGCTTCTTCTATGTCTCCCTCTATCTCATCGCCCTCGCGCAGGGTGTCGgcaaaccttgtggccttgccttCGCGGCAGATCAATTCGACCCCAACCACCCTAGGGAGTTCACTGCCCGGAGCTCCCTCTTCAACTGGTGACACTTCTCCATAGCCATTGGGATCAGTTTCGCCGTCATCGTTGTCAGCTACATCCAGGAGAATCTTGGTTGGGGAATTGGCTTTGGCACGATCTGCGCCATCATGATTTGCGCTTTTGTCGTCTTTCTTCTTGGCATTCCCACCTATCGCCTCCATTTGCCCGTCACTGGCTCTGATAACCCTTTTGCTCGTCTTGGTCGTAGTGTCTTTGCACTTGCTAGGAACTCAAGCTTATGCGTCTGCGCTAAAAGACAtcatcatgaagatgaagatgtcgcaACCAGCATGGAGGAGGCGCATTGCGTGCTACAACTACTGCCGATCTGGGCGGCATGCCTAGCTTATGGTGTGGTGATCGCGCAGATCATGACACTTTTTAACAAACAGGGACGCACCCTAGATCGTCATATTGGTGGGCTAGAGCTACCTCCGGCCACATTGCAGGCATTCTGGCCGGCAGCCGGCTTGCTGTTTGTGCCCATCTATGACCGTGTTCTAGTCCCGGCACTACGTTGCGCGACAGGCACCCCATCGGGGTTGACGCAGTTGCAGCGAGTAGGTACGGGCAGGGTTGTGTCAATGGTCGCCATGTGTGTTGCAGCATTAGTGGAGACCCAAAGGTTGGAGCTGGCATGGAAGACCAACCTGGTTGACAACGCCAGGGCGATGATACCGATGAGCTGGGCATGGTTGGTTCCACAGTATGTGATGACTGGGGTGGCCGACGTATTTGTGTTAGTCGGGATGCAGGAGTTCTTCTATGACCAAATGCCCAGTGAGCTTCGCAGGCTTGGGATAGCACTCTTCTATAGCGTGATGGGAATCGGCGGCTTCGTCAGCGGCGCTCTCATATCACTCATTGACCACATCACCCGCAGCGGTGGGGGTGAAAGCTGGTTCTCTGACAACCTCAATCGCGCCCACCTCGACTACTTCTACTGGTTGCTTGCTGGCCTAAGCGCCGTTGAGCTTGCGCTCTATATCTACATCACCAGAAGATATGTCTACAAGGAAAAGAGAGTCAGTTGAGAGTGACAACCTAGCACTAGCACTTGTACGCGTCGATCATATGATATGTTGTATGATCTGCAAATAAATTTTCACTCCATTGGACTATGGTCACTTATGTGATAATTGAAGAATGTATATCTTTGATTGGTTTATGAAACCAATttcatatttattttatttattgtgTTGAGAGGCACTTGGCTTTATAATAACCTTGATGGCATATGCCAGAAACCTACCATTTTTTCGTCTACTAAGAAACATTGTGACATAAGATGTACTATAAGCTGATTAAAGCCATAGTCGGAGCTATGGCTACCATTTTTGTGTGAAATATTTTATGCCCAATCGAGCAATGATTTTTAAAAAAATCTGGTTTGGTTTCCTTGTTTTCGAACAACTCATTTCGCATTTGATATTTTGTTGAGGTTTTATTTCTGGGAATGGCTATTAGCCGGTTTACCCATTCTAAATGTTATTCTTATTTTTGTTTGTGGCTTTTCTGTTTATACTTTCTTAtcttctttcctttttttatttaaaGAAATAAATTTTGAATAATATATATGTTTTTCAGATACATGCTATGGCATTTAAAAATTTTCAACACTTATTAAATGTcacaaatattttttcaaaatacaTGAACATTCTTTTAAAGTCGTGAACAAattttgtaaatgcatgaaaacttTTTTCGTTGTGTGATAGTTTTCTCTCAAAATCTCTGAAAACTTTTTAGAATGTCTGAACACCTTTTAAACTTTTCAAACTGCATGATGACTTCTGTAAAACAAGTGAACACTATTTCAGTTACACAGACGTTCTAAAAAATGTATGATACTTTAAAACTACATATTTATATTTTTGAAACTTCATGAACATTTTGTAATATGAGAAAGCTTTTTTGGTGACATGATCATTTTTTGGAAATGTGGAACACTTCTGTAAAATTGGAGGAATATTTTCTTATATGCAGAACACTTTTTAATATTGCAGGAATATTATTTTCATGTATACAGTTCTTAATATTATGCAAAAATAATTGTTACATGAGCAATCATATAAAACAGACCCTGGTTTTTTTATTTGAATCATAAATTTCTGAATTCTGTATTCTAGTGCCCTCATGACTAGTACGTGCAGGCATTCTATCGACCAGCCGTTCATGAAAGTTTGTCTAACATGCAAATTAGTTGGCCGGCCCAGTTTATACTGTTTTAGCTATCCCCTATTTCTCGCTGCAAAAGGTGAACGGCAGAGGTCTAGGGGCGGGCCTATGTCTCGCTTATAGTGAGACGTAGAGCAGCCTTGCCTGGGCAACCGGGACACTAGACCGGCCCAGCGCGTGGGAGACCACATGCCGCATGCCATAACCTCGTTTTTTTCTGTTCCTTTTTCacgttttttgttttctattttaatTGCTTTTTAACTTTCTTACActtccaaattttctaaatgtatacaaaaaataattttacataaaacatttgaaaaatgtaaaaCAAGCATTTGAAAACTGGAAAATGTGTATATAaaatatgtttctcatgtatacagaAAAATATAGAATGTATGAAAGAAGTTGATGATGAAATCTAAAAATATAAATCAAGCATTCTAAAAATATaaatcaagcattttaaaaatagtaatcaactatttttaaatgttaatcaatcatttgaaaaatattaaatgtttaTACAAAAAATGTTCTCATGTATACAGAAAAGAATACAAAAAACATAAAGTATGTATGAAAttttttgatcatgtatttaatTTTTTTTACATGTACATAAAATGTTCCTAATGTATACAAGCAAATGCCAAACGTATCTCAAATAATTGTATACATAAAAACATATATTGAATTTTTTGATTATGTAACTAATTTCCTTTTAATATGTATATTAAAATATTCCTGTTGTATAAAAATAATGTACATCCTCTGTGAAAAATGTTTACATTGTATTTGAAAAAGGTTAACCACGTATCCAGATAGTGTTCGAAACTTGTATTTAAAAAATAATGTATTTCTTATATTTGAAATATGTTAACAAAAATCTTTCACATGTACACAGTAATGTAGAGTACAGTATCTCAAGAAAAGAGTAGACAATTGTTGACCAAAGAAGTGACCGGTCAAACAcgacaaataaaaaaataaacaaaagctGAAAAATAANNNNNNNNNNNNNNNNNNNNNNNNNNNNNNNNNNNNNNNNNNNNNNNNNNNNNNNNNNNNNNNNNNNNNNNNNNNNNNNNNNNNNNNNNNNNNNNNNNNNNNNNNNNNNNNNNNNNNNNNNNNNNNNNNNNNNNNNNNNNNNNNNNNNNNNNNNNNNNNNNNNNNNNNNNNNNNNNNNNNNNNNNNNNNNNNNNNNNNNNNNNNNNNNNNNNNNNNNNNNNNNNNNNNNNNNNNNNNNNNNNNNNNNNNNNNNNNNNNNNNNNNNNNNNNNNNNNNNNNNNNNNNNNNNNNNNNNNNNNNNNNNNNNNNNNNNNNNNNNNNNNNNNNNNAGAGAAACAATGAAAGCTAATGCAAAAGAATGGAAACAGccaaaaccaaaaaagaaacaacTAAGAATGAGAGAGAAACAAAATAACATAGTACTGCAAAAAAAACGAAAGATAACAGGTGTAAAAACAAAAGAATCATAGTGTaacgaagaaaaaaataaaaattgaataAAACCAtgaagaaataaaaataaacaagtataaaaaacaaggaaaaaacaaattaaaaatgGGAGAGATCGCGAGCTAGCGAGCATTGCAAGCCAGCGAGCAAACGAAAATTCAGAAACGAGCATCCCATTTGCTACGTGAAAGAAAAAATCATCCAGGCGTGAGAAGCTATAGACTCGCGCTGAGCAAGAAATATCACTCACGGAGGTGCCCTTTGTCTCGATATTTAGGAAACCTCGTGTGAAGGCGGGcgccagatgggccggcccagctcgcggGAGGCCATTACCTCACtttcttttcagttttttgttagccttttttttttgtttcttttgtttatacttccaaatattccGAAAGAGATGttgtgagctcgagctcagatACTATCGCTATCCCCATAATTGATTCACTGCAAGATTCCCAAACTAGGATGTATAGCATTAAGTAGATTTTTGTATTCCATCAGTCTTCTGCCTCCATGGCCCACATCTTTCACCTAAAATGTGATGTCGTCCAAACTACTACGGTTGGCTTGGATGTACTATGACGATTTGAGCTGTCTCTGTAGAGAACTTTACTTACATTCACCGCCCGTGGATATTCCAACGCATGTCCATAGGTCCAAAAGGTCAACAAACTGTTGTGGTAGATCAAAATTTGCTTTGCATCATTTTAATTAAAAATTGTCGTGGCAGATGTATATCAAAATTTGCATGATACTTTAATTAAATTTCCATGCTTCATATTTTCCCATGGTATTTTTTTACAAAACCATGCTttatgaaaataaaattgccatgaaTATGAAGTACTACAAAAAATTGATTAGAAATTGCCATGGAAAATGCTGTTCAATTTTCCCATGGTATTTTTTTTTTACCAAAGTTGCCATCTTTTGTGCAATAAAAATTGAAGTGTATGCGAAATAACACACACAAAATGATCAAAAATAGCTATGGCAAAATGCAGATTCAAAATGTTCGTGTTATATCTTATCAAATTTGCCATGTTGTGTTAAAGAAAATTGCCAAGAATGTGAAGTACTATGGAAAAGTGATcaaaaaaattgccatggcaaatgcATGTTAAAATTTGCCATAGTATTTTTACCAACATTGCCATCTTTTGTGTAATAAAATTGCCGTGTATGTGAGAATAACACAAACAAATGAtccaaaaattgccatggcaaatgcATGCTGCCGGAGCCGGGCACAGAGATCGTCGTGATCCCCAACGAGGAGTAGCTAGGTCGACGTAGTACGTAGGTTCTACTTCTTTTCATCTCTTTGTATGGATATAAGTATCAAATATGAGATGTCCAGATGCAAGGAGCGAAATTTGAGGCGTGCCCGATAACTTTGAAGGGTCATATTTGTCATATGTGGCTGTAGATGCCCTTAGTACCTAAGATTTCGTAAGAGTTATTGGCAAGTCTAGCATTATTGTCGTTTCCTTTGTGGGTGATCGCTCATCTAGACTAGTCATCCACGTGATGAGATATGAAGAGGGGGGAGCGGGGACGTTGAGCCCACAGTTTTGCTACTAGTCGGCAAAATAGTACCTGTTGGGCGTTAGTTTGGGCAATGATATACGTGACGGATCCCCATCGACGCATATGCTTGCATGGACTATCAACTTTTAGTCACAAGTCACAACTGATCTTTGGGTTGTGAGATGGGCGAAGAAGAAAGTGATTGCTATCCACTGAAATACTGAATCATGCATCAAGATTCAAGGCACATGGCAAATGGCACGGGCAGAAAGCAAGGACGAAAGTTTGTCTTGTCGTCCACCCAATTTACTCGGTCGGGCTGCACGCAGTCGATGCTGTGAAAATAAATTCATCGCATGCATCATGAGTTGGCCGCAGTTCCAGTTAATTTCCATATGAATTGAACAGTACAGCGGCCTGCGGTGTCCGTTGCAGCTAGTCCAAGTGATACGATACTAGCTAGTCCAAGTGATACTAGTACGTATCCATCGGTTAGTTTAGTTTTGTGCAAGAAGTTTCTTCCATTTCAGAAAGACGTACTCGGCCGGTCGTTTCGACAAACAAAGTAGCTAGGcaattgctgctgctgctgctggattgATCTATCCATAGACTTGAGAATATATGCATCTCACTTGGGTTGAACCAAAGGCTCTGGCTGGCGGGTCCATCTCTTTCGATTCTGGTCGACGTGCACCACTTGCatgcattatactccctccgttcccaaataattgTCTTCCTAGtcatctcaaatggactacaacatacagatgtatatagacatgttttagaatgtagattcactcattttgcttcgtatatagtcacttgttgaaatctctagaaagacaattattttggaacggagggagtagtattcagTACAGTGTGAAGGCGATGTGCACCACATGCATAAGACCAGCCTagcttagttttttttctttttttgaactaCCTAGCTTGCTTTGATCAAACTAAACAACCGACCAGGACACaacctttttttttgcgggtgacgaCACAACCATGGTTTCATGGGGTGTTAAGACTTTATGCATTTTTTTTGCCATCAAGACTTTATCCATTTTCACGTGAAGCTAGTTTGATACTGCtattccctccatcccataatatgaGAGCATTTTTTACACTACTGTAGTGTAAAAAACGatgttatattatgggatggagggagtagtgatTTTTTTTATTTAGAATTGGTGTGAAACTTTCTGGCCCAAAATTTTGAGGTTACCGCTTACAAATATTTCGGTGAAATTTCATTGAAATGTTGAACCTTGAGCAAGCAAGCACTGGGTTACTCGCTGATGAAGTCTCTCTTATTACACTACAGAGCCAAAGCAGGAACGCACACACGCGAGCAGAACACGCACTGTAGTGAAATTAACAGCCATGCACGTTGGTACGCACGTGCATGCTATGTAGCGCACGACCAGCAGCAAACGTACACACGCTAATCTGTCGATCGACATCAGGCAGCAGCGGCGAATCCCTCCTCTTCACCGGCGTCCACGACGGTGTCAATGGCGCGCCGGGCGTTGCGGCTGAAGCAGCTGCGGCGGATCTCGCCGACGTTCCCGCCGGGCCTTGGCGCGGTGGCGAGCTTGGCCATGGACTTGGCGAACTGCGTGAAGAAGGCGTCCTTGCTCTGCGCGAACTGCCTCACGATGGGCGCCGTGGTGCGGTCCTTGATGAGCGCCATGTCGGAGGTGAACACGCCCTGGCTGTTCACCAGCGCCTTGTAGTACCCGTTGTCGAACAGGTCGGGGGTCACCACGTCCAGGTTCTGTGGCCGGGGCGAGGGGGCGCTGCAGTTGGCCGCCAGCTTCCGGGAGAAGGCGTCGTCCATGCGCTGAGCACGGTCGCGGAAGAACGGGCAGCCGGTCCTCCCGACGGTGTGGGCGCCGGAGAGCGCCACCAGGTCGGCCAGGTCGCGGAGGCCCTTGGCGCTGAAGGCGCGCGCGAGGGTGGTGACGctggcggtggccggcgacgggagGGCGTTGACGGCGTTCACCGACGCAGGGGCGAGGCTGTCGAACTGGCCCTGGGGAACGGTATAGTTGGGCCCGCCGGAGAGCACGACGGCGTCGCGGGTGGCGAGCGCCGAGATGTCGGCGCAGGACACGGTGGCGCCGCACGCCGCGTGCACCTTGGCGCGGATGTCCTCGACCAGCTGCAGCGCGCGCGGCTGCAGCGTGGTGTTGGGCCCCATGGCCTGCTCCGTGCCGCTGCCCTTGAGGTACACGGACGCGTCGCAGCCCTGCGGGAAGCAGTCGTGGAAGAAGAtgcggaggaggccggcggcgagcgcCACCTCGCGCTGGAGCGCCGCCTGCACGGAGGACAGCACGATGCTCTCCAGCTGCGGGCACGTCGCCGAGTGGAAGCCGGCGCCGTCCAGAGGGGCGGACAGCGCCGGGGAGAGCAGCACGGCGACGGTAACGAAGGCCATAACCAGTGCGCCTGCGCCGCCGCTACTGCTCGCCATCGCCATAGttggtgcggtgcggtgcggtgggTGTGGACTGTGGAGTAAGCTAGCTAGCTACCTAAGGCTAGGCGTGTGGCTTGCTCAAGTCTAGCGCAATGGCCGTTATTTATAAGCTAAACGGGAAACAACCAAGCGGCGATATTTGTCCAATTAATCCTAGCATGGATCACACCAAGAATGCTGAAAGGAAGTCAAAGATAAGATGACAGTGAGATGTAGGACATACTAGTTGGGCTTCCTTTCTTTAAGATGGCTATATACTCTAGTATTTTGAAGATTCAAAGTAGTTACATGCAAACAATCCAAAGCAAATGCCTGTTTCTACAAATTTTTCTTGCTGTGAATGACAGCAATTGAATTTGTACTGTGTTTATAAAAAAAAGTGAATTTGGATATTATTATTATTACGGGAAAGTGACATTCAGATAATTCAACGGTGCAATTTTAACTTTGTTCTCCCTTGTGATCAACTTTCATATATATACCAATACATATGGTCGTTACTGGCCACGCCAGTGAAAAGCGGGACCCTCTATTGTAATCATGCTTAAAATGCTCTAGTCCGTCGATAGGTGGTTTACGCAAAAGTTTACCCTAGACAGGGTGTTATTAGTCAACAAATTGTAGATCCATGTTTTCTGCAAACCCGTCACTAATGTAGTGTGTTCTTGCATTTTATATTTGTATTCACTCCGTTTGTTTTTAATCTGCATATAAAATTTGTCaaaagtcaaaaaaaaaaatttggcCAATTTTATTGGAAAAAATATTAGAATTCACAATATGGAATCAATATCATTAGTTGCATCGGTATTGTGGATCTTAATATTTTTAATAcgaatttggtcaaactttgtgtagtttggcTTCAAACAAATTTTTTAAGTAAACtgaaaagaaacggagggagtaatactgtAGGGTGGTACTTATCTATCAAGAAGGTTTATCCATAAGGTTGTTGAAGTTTCTCctcaagaagaaaagaagaaaaaagaaaaggaatatcaactcTTTCTCTACTTGGCCAGTTGATAGAGCTGACAACTAACATGTCAATATATTCGTTGTGGTAATCTAGATTGGCACGCGTCTCTCAAGAAGGTTGCTAAAGTCCTTTGTTCAATCATAATATTCTCCACTCTCGCCTGAAAACTCATAATATACAGTAGTTTTTGTCTACGTATGTATGCTGGTCAAACTACATGGTCATTGCATTGCAAGTGGGTGAAGGGCACGCCTTCACACTGGTTTAGAGAAAGAATGGATAAGCCACATACGTGTCGATCTGATTGAACAAATTGGCGAATATGCCATGATTCTGGCCGCGGTTGTTGGGCTATGTATCAGGCTCTAATATACTATTAGTGGATTCAGCCATTCGGGTTTCCTCCGGAAcaaggtactccctctgtttcaaaatagatgacccaattttgtactagagttagtataaagttgagtcatctattttggaacggagggagtagttactagGCAGGGACTTTGGTTCTTGGTATTTCCTTGGCACTGCATTGAAATTATATGCTGACATGTGTCCTTAAGTTTCAAAAATTGTATAGAGAAGTCGGTTTCACTGTGAAAGTGTATTAATTTTCGACCTCAAAATTGATTTTTGTAATTATACACCCTGGCAAAGTGAGTGCAACTCATATGGTTAGGTTCCTTGTGACGCAACCAAcctaccagggttcaagtcctagacttggcaTTGGTGGTCGTATTTTTTGATTTTATTCCAGGTTTTTCGGGGACgtgcgtttagtgggaggagacgtttatGTTAACTACGAAGGCCTCCGTGGCGATTTCGTCAATATCAAGATGATGAACCGGCTCAGTCTCACGGAGGTGCTCATAGTGATAGGATGTGTATGTGCACGTTCATAGGGGTAAGCGTGCGTATGCATGAGCATCTACGTGTTTGCTGTGTCCAAAAAAGGTCCCTCTATTATTAGCAAAAAAAAAGGTCCCTCTATGTCTTCATTATTATAATTATAGTAATGTGTCCCCATCCTATTTCGTCCTAACTAATTAACGGCATGCATGATTTGTAATCATGCATTGCTTCTATATCCTTATCTGTTTAGTTTCTGCTGATCAAGTGGATAACATCTAATATGGGGTCGGTCTGTCCTCATTAGTATTAGTGTTTTGATAAGCTATGGTTGCGTTAATAATTCTTTTGTACATTATATTGTTAGTGATTTGACAAGACTAGAAAGCTAACATCCAGAGATGTACCAGCCGTTATTCCAGGCAGGGTGCATGTGATTAGAGCGAATGGAGAGAGGCTTTTACTGACATGAGTGACAATATAATCTTCGGATCGGCCTAGCACCTACATCGACATAGGAATAGTTTTGGTCTCATATTACTTTAATTAATGTTCCAAAATGTCTTTTTTATTGTGCCAAACTGGTAGCTTTTATTGTGTGCATTTCAGATATGCAGAGGCCAGATGTCGCTCATAATACTTTGTATTCACTCGATCCTACAGTATGAATAAATCAAAGCATTCGTTATACATAAATAAAAACCGTTCTGCAAGTAGGTGTATAGTACTGTTTGTATATGCACCGGAAGCGCGCCTTCACACTGAAAGGGGGGAAGTAGTGGATATGACGGGCATTTTCCAAGCAGTGTGAGTGGATATGATGGTGATATCTAAGTTCTTATTTTGAAACGGAAGAAGTACTTAATTAGTTAGATCTCGCTTTCATTTCGCTTGACAACGAAGGGGACACCGGGCACACAGATAACACACGTACAGCATATAGTAGCACCGTTCGATGTTAGGTTATCCCCGGCGGGCACCTTGGACAAAAACCTTACTCCATTAGGAGTAAGAGCAGCTACAGCCGGGTGACTCAGACGGACTTCTCAAACGGATCTCAATGTcggggctgaccggcacccctcatatcctgTTCAAATATGGGGCAGATGTGGGGCGCCCGGGCATGCCCGCACGTCGGACCCGGTCCATGCTGGCCCACCCTACCCCACATATATCCGTTCCCATCCTTTCGCCGGAGCAAATCCTAGGCACTTCACTCCACTCCACTCCAGTTCTCTTCGCCACCCGAGCTCACCTCCGGCGTTTTCCGGTATGGCAGGCAGCGGATTAGACTTCGACCAGTCTGGATCCGTCGACTGGGGTGTCATCCCAtgtgggttggaggaggcaatggcagCCCGCATTGCACTCCGTTGCTCCAGGGAGGACAACACCCGGTCGACGGATGGATTCGTCCATCGCGACGCCATAGCGTCGGCTCACCGGGCGCTCAGGTCCTCTGGTGTTGGATCCTCGCGGTCCCGGCAGCCGGAATAGCCCTCCTTTCCCATCACCGGTCGGGCAGACTATGTGTCCCATTGAAAACGGGCGGCCCACCGTGGGAAGGGGATGAGAAGAGCCGTTGAGGCCCATATCACGGAGgaaatggcggcggcggaggaggctgaTGCGACGGCGCGGGCGGCCTCAAAGAAAACCATCCGCGCCCGCATTATGAAGAAATGGCAGCGGAGGAACACGCGTGCCCTCGCCCGAGAGCAGAATCGGGCTATCcgtgccatggccggactgccactgaaggaggagaaggaggacagcAACGGTGAGGACAGCTCCGGCGACGAGCAGACCCGGCTCAATCCATACTGCATCTTCGACCGGTACTTCCGCAAGTAGGACAGCAAGGGCGCCGGGAAGGGTAACGGCAGCCATGGAtgaactccaccatagccaaacatgtcaaattttCGTAGTCCGATGACATGTTTAGTTAGTACTGATGGAGTAGCCGGACGATGTGTGTGCATCGACGTActtgcatgagtttgtatggatttaGATATGATAATTAAGGTCTCCAGATGTGGATTACATTATTTAAGAGGTGCGTCGGCGGGCTTTTGAGGGGCTGGATTTGTCAAGTCCGGCGGTAGATGCTCTAAAATTCTTCGCAATTTTTTTTATCACGAGTAGCAGGCAGTACACGTGTAACAGTGTTGAAAGATGCTCTAGGAAGCGACGGAGACGAGTGAGGACGGCACACCACACTAGAGGTGGCCGGCCACTGCCTAGCTAGCTCGATCGAGAAAGTAGGAGTATTATCATGCATgcatggaatgatggaaagttggtGCGTGCTGGGATCAAAGGAAACGTGCATAAAGCCACGTACGGACGCACGTTGCATCCTAGCTATGCTTTTCCGTGCCTGGCAAGAGAAAGAAACAGCAGCATGCTCGCGCGTATAAAGCTGACAGCGACACTCCCAAACGTGATGAAATACATCGATCTGATGCCATTTCATCTTTCAAGTAGGCTTTTACCATCCAAGATGATCAGTCGGGAAGAACCAAGTTTCCGAATACAAGATGAGGGGCCGATCGATCGAAcaactaagggcatcttcaacggcgTTTCTCAAAGGCTCGATATGACAGGCCGGTTGGAGGGCATTCAGGGTTGTCCTTTAAAATTTCGCCAATTCAAACTTGCAATTTATATGaaatttagattagtttgataTATTACATGTAAAATTCATAAAATTTAATTAGTTCGATATGTATTACATCCAAACTACTTAAAATGAACCAAAACTAAACAAAACTACACTAAGTAGGGGGACGGTGACCTTGTAGGAATAGCCTCCGAGGCCACTGTGATCGCCTTCGCAACTATCATCGGCGGTTGCGGAAGCTTTCCCAGTCACCGCAACATCTGTCCCAGGCTACAACGTCATGCTCACGCCACAACCTCCATGCCCTCTTCTCCGTCTTGAAACATCGAATATCCACCTTGAAACGGGGCTCACGCTCCGACCTGGCAACTCCAGTCAGGAACAGGTCTTGACTGATCTGGCGCCGGCAATGGGCATGGGTCTCCTTGGTGGTCTTAGGCATGTATGAGGCCCATGCCTCCGCAAACTCCGGGTCAACTATGACCCACCTACATCTTAACGATGAACGTCATGTGCCACGTGTGGCGCTGCTCCGCGGCGGTGAGGCGTTTCGAGCCCCTAGGCGACAACAACGAGGCGTTGCACGACACACCATTGCCGAGGTAATACTTGAGGCGGGTGCACATATGTGGCGGGGATGGAGCCCGCTCCTATTTGGCGGGGGCCGGGCCCCATTGGGTACCAGAGCGACGAAGCGGCAGAGACGGTGATatatctctaacgtatctataattttttgctaTTTGCATGTTATTTTCATGTCATTATTTCATCATGTTAtcattatttttattaatttatgaGACTAATCTATTAATCTAGTGCCTTGTGTCAGTTGTTTGGATCATTCGTGCTCAAGCGGGCGCCAGGGCGTGAGAGATGTTCACTTGGTCGGATCGAGGCAGAAGATAGTAGAGAGGCCATATATCAATTGATATACTGATTTGATATACATTCTCTCACCGCCACGGCCACAATACATAAACGCATAACAGTGGGAGCAAGTGGTAAGAAAGTACATGAGCATACGACAAACAAATGAAAGTAGTCCACCACGTGATGGCCCGTGCACGAGTCGTCTTTTCCCCAACCCTTTTCACTTCTATATTCGGGACATACACATGGTTATCACTGGAGTAGTTGGCG is a window encoding:
- the LOC123047552 gene encoding cationic peroxidase SPC4 translates to MAMASSSGGAGALVMAFVTVAVLLSPALSAPLDGAGFHSATCPQLESIVLSSVQAALQREVALAAGLLRIFFHDCFPQGCDASVYLKGSGTEQAMGPNTTLQPRALQLVEDIRAKVHAACGATVSCADISALATRDAVVLSGGPNYTVPQGQFDSLAPASVNAVNALPSPATASVTTLARAFSAKGLRDLADLVALSGAHTVGRTGCPFFRDRAQRMDDAFSRKLAANCSAPSPRPQNLDVVTPDLFDNGYYKALVNSQGVFTSDMALIKDRTTAPIVRQFAQSKDAFFTQFAKSMAKLATAPRPGGNVGEIRRSCFSRNARRAIDTVVDAGEEEGFAAAA